The following are from one region of the Sulfurimicrobium lacus genome:
- a CDS encoding DUF6471 domain-containing protein codes for MSQDWERKVKGMLKAELKRRDVTYQQLAEKLAVIGVSETPENIANKISRGRFSAVFLVQCLEVIGVTNVRLD; via the coding sequence ATGAGCCAGGATTGGGAGCGCAAGGTGAAAGGCATGCTCAAGGCAGAGCTGAAACGCCGAGATGTCACCTACCAACAGTTAGCAGAAAAATTGGCTGTGATTGGCGTAAGCGAAACTCCAGAGAACATTGCCAACAAGATTAGCCGAGGGAGATTTTCTGCGGTGTTTTTGGTTCAGTGCCTGGAAGTGATTGGCGTGACGAATGTGCGTCTGGATTAG
- a CDS encoding DUF5131 family protein produces the protein MTTVSKIEWTERTWNPTVGCTKVSPGCKHCYAEGMAARLQAMKTPGYERGFELTLLPQRLQDPLKRKTPTTYFVNSMSDLFHEDVPFAYIDQVFEVIAQAKQHTFQILTKRSARMAEYFQGKTAPSNAWMGVSVEDRQYGVPRIDHLRQVNAAIRFLSVEPLLEDVGTLDLTDIHWVIVGGESGPKARPMMLEWVDIIREQCETDGVAFFFKQWGGWGADGEKRAKKYNGRELHGRTWDAMPAIQQ, from the coding sequence ATGACGACAGTAAGCAAAATCGAGTGGACGGAACGAACCTGGAATCCGACTGTTGGATGCACCAAGGTTTCTCCAGGATGTAAACACTGCTACGCCGAAGGCATGGCGGCACGCTTGCAGGCCATGAAGACGCCGGGCTACGAGCGCGGTTTTGAACTGACCCTGCTGCCGCAACGGCTTCAAGATCCGTTGAAGCGCAAAACACCTACGACATACTTTGTGAATTCGATGTCAGACTTGTTTCATGAGGATGTGCCGTTCGCCTATATCGATCAGGTATTCGAGGTGATCGCCCAGGCCAAGCAGCATACCTTCCAGATATTGACCAAGCGTAGCGCGCGCATGGCTGAATATTTTCAGGGCAAGACGGCTCCCTCCAATGCCTGGATGGGTGTGTCCGTTGAAGATCGGCAATATGGTGTTCCCAGAATTGATCACCTTCGCCAAGTGAATGCTGCTATCCGCTTTCTATCTGTCGAGCCGTTGCTGGAGGATGTCGGCACGCTAGACCTCACTGATATACATTGGGTGATCGTGGGCGGTGAATCCGGCCCAAAAGCACGTCCTATGATGTTGGAATGGGTAGACATCATTCGTGAGCAGTGCGAGACTGACGGTGTGGCCTTCTTCTTCAAGCAGTGGGGTGGATGGGGCGCTGACGGCGAAAAGCGTGCAAAAAAATATAACGGTCGAGAATTGCATGGACGTACTTGGGATGCGATGCCCGCAATACAACAGTGA
- a CDS encoding site-specific DNA-methyltransferase — MWERDEIEHERSLNDDFVTLELDESLSVGQSPFENFLIEGDNFDALRYLHIAYKGRVKCIYIDPPYNTGNKDFVFNDTFVEKDDGYRHSKWLEYMYRRLLLAKDLLADDGVIFVSIDDIENAHLALLMDQVFPGMRVGTFVWRRRSGANDSKDWFLSVDHEYVLCYANKDFTFAGTTKNLSSYSNPDGDDRGDWDSGDLNKAHNFKQRPEAFYPLHNPATDVYYACDPGSVWRFATKARLFNGKKIRTKPIEQMIEEKRVLWPNDDQFVIYQSVAEIEAAIRDGSAPKNLQMYLSMNDLKQQVANGQAPERLLSYIEPLDAWVGRKIGYGKPRYKRFAKELKRIEQPVSTWVLPSSMKKTDLEALDLSEVTTFEVGFTSEGTKLLSQILSNKDFAYPKPMSLIKALVGQATDSESGHIVMDFFAGSGTTGHAVLALNDEDNGNRSFVLVSSTEANKDEPAKNVCRDITAKRLRAAVEGYSYRAKTKTNKVGGLGGEFAYMRANRIPRETLAIDIRHDQIWFVLQQMHANSISPFKNETPIQILEGDEIGHDILYVPQLNQEAIDALRTRFDTTLKPCIVYSWQPGVVRQRFNESQMKVEKIPDYLIERFGRVDL, encoded by the coding sequence GTGTGGGAACGCGACGAGATCGAGCATGAGCGTTCCCTTAACGACGATTTCGTAACCCTCGAACTCGACGAAAGTCTTTCCGTCGGTCAATCGCCATTCGAAAACTTCCTGATCGAAGGCGATAATTTCGACGCCCTGCGATACCTGCACATCGCCTATAAGGGCCGGGTGAAGTGCATCTATATCGACCCGCCTTACAACACCGGTAACAAGGATTTCGTCTTTAACGACACATTCGTTGAAAAGGACGATGGCTACCGCCATTCCAAGTGGCTCGAATACATGTACCGTCGCCTCTTGCTGGCGAAAGATTTGCTGGCCGATGATGGCGTTATTTTTGTCTCAATCGATGATATAGAAAACGCCCATCTGGCCTTGCTGATGGATCAGGTCTTTCCTGGTATGCGGGTAGGAACCTTTGTATGGCGTCGCCGCAGTGGCGCCAACGATTCCAAAGATTGGTTTTTGAGTGTCGATCACGAATACGTCCTGTGCTATGCAAACAAGGATTTCACCTTCGCAGGCACCACCAAGAATCTCAGTTCATACTCCAACCCAGATGGTGATGATCGCGGCGATTGGGACAGCGGCGATCTCAATAAAGCGCACAACTTCAAGCAGCGTCCGGAAGCTTTTTATCCGCTGCACAACCCTGCGACAGACGTTTACTACGCCTGCGATCCGGGCAGCGTTTGGCGGTTCGCCACGAAGGCTAGGCTTTTCAACGGTAAGAAAATCCGCACAAAGCCAATCGAGCAAATGATTGAGGAAAAGCGCGTGCTGTGGCCAAACGACGACCAGTTCGTGATTTACCAATCCGTCGCGGAAATCGAAGCGGCCATCCGTGATGGATCGGCCCCAAAAAATCTACAGATGTACCTGTCCATGAACGACCTGAAACAACAGGTAGCCAACGGCCAAGCCCCGGAACGTTTACTGAGTTACATTGAACCTTTGGATGCTTGGGTGGGCCGCAAAATCGGTTACGGCAAGCCCCGTTACAAGCGTTTCGCCAAAGAGCTGAAACGGATCGAGCAGCCAGTATCAACCTGGGTACTTCCGTCATCAATGAAAAAGACGGATTTGGAAGCTCTCGATCTTTCAGAAGTGACAACCTTCGAAGTCGGTTTCACAAGCGAGGGTACAAAGCTGCTTTCACAAATACTGTCCAACAAGGATTTCGCCTATCCAAAGCCCATGAGCCTGATCAAGGCGCTGGTGGGTCAAGCCACCGACAGTGAGAGTGGGCACATCGTGATGGACTTCTTCGCCGGCTCTGGAACGACTGGGCATGCCGTGTTAGCCCTTAATGACGAGGACAACGGCAACCGATCCTTCGTCTTGGTATCGTCCACCGAGGCCAATAAGGATGAGCCAGCCAAGAACGTGTGTCGTGACATTACCGCTAAACGTTTGCGCGCTGCAGTTGAGGGTTATTCCTATCGGGCCAAAACAAAAACCAACAAAGTGGGTGGCCTGGGCGGCGAGTTCGCGTACATGCGAGCCAACCGTATACCGCGCGAAACGCTGGCCATCGACATCCGACATGATCAAATCTGGTTCGTGTTGCAGCAGATGCATGCGAACTCAATTTCACCATTCAAGAACGAAACGCCTATCCAGATATTGGAAGGCGATGAGATTGGCCACGACATCCTGTATGTGCCCCAGTTGAATCAAGAAGCCATTGATGCCTTACGCACCCGGTTCGACACCACATTAAAGCCATGCATCGTATATTCCTGGCAACCGGGCGTGGTG
- a CDS encoding three-Cys-motif partner protein TcmP — protein sequence MSSDDKYLWQIGSPPPILDRHSQTKHNIVEEYVRRYVLTLMAPANIPELRLSIIDGFCGGGCYRTEEGGIADGSPLLMMRAVREARMFLNQERRIPRNVNVEYSFIDILPDTTKHLQYWLDARRAENAIDLIDHKQTEIITNDFLQSLPSLVQKIQQRKMGEHALFVLDQYSYKDIPLPEIASILRTLKGAEVVMTFNVDNLTTYLSNHAANRKSVENIGLDKHIPWADLNMLKATQKREWRQSLQRYLAHGIKCETGAKFMTLFFVKPHGLNSWGYWLIHLSNQYRAHAVMKSLHWEHATEFGHELEPGVFVLGYNANKDADYTSQQTFEFAGTASKEACIDGVREHFGQTIFQLNKPTRLADLFQNCVTNSTAAENHLMEAARQLHASKNIIIVSKDGTVRRNNKTYSLSDVIEPSKQIILI from the coding sequence ATGTCATCCGACGATAAATATCTTTGGCAAATTGGTTCGCCGCCTCCTATTCTGGATCGGCATAGCCAAACAAAACACAATATCGTTGAGGAGTACGTCAGACGGTATGTTTTGACACTAATGGCTCCGGCAAACATCCCCGAGCTTCGTCTATCCATCATCGACGGCTTTTGTGGAGGGGGTTGTTACCGAACTGAAGAGGGTGGAATTGCAGACGGCTCCCCCCTTTTGATGATGCGGGCGGTACGCGAAGCCCGGATGTTCCTTAATCAGGAACGGCGAATTCCGCGCAACGTCAATGTGGAATATTCCTTCATCGATATTCTGCCGGATACGACCAAGCATCTACAATATTGGCTGGATGCAAGGCGCGCTGAAAACGCTATCGATCTGATCGATCACAAGCAAACTGAAATCATCACCAATGATTTCCTTCAATCACTTCCATCTCTTGTCCAAAAAATTCAGCAGCGCAAGATGGGGGAACATGCCCTGTTTGTGCTCGATCAATACAGCTACAAAGACATACCGCTACCAGAGATAGCGAGCATCCTGCGTACCCTCAAGGGCGCTGAGGTTGTCATGACGTTCAACGTGGACAATCTGACCACGTATTTATCAAACCATGCCGCCAATCGTAAATCAGTAGAAAACATAGGGCTGGACAAACATATTCCTTGGGCCGATCTGAATATGCTCAAGGCCACGCAGAAACGCGAGTGGCGCCAATCCTTACAGCGGTATCTTGCGCACGGTATCAAATGCGAAACCGGGGCGAAGTTCATGACCCTGTTTTTTGTGAAACCGCATGGGTTAAATTCATGGGGCTATTGGCTAATCCACTTATCGAATCAATACCGTGCTCATGCAGTCATGAAATCGCTGCACTGGGAACATGCCACTGAATTCGGACATGAACTGGAACCCGGCGTTTTTGTGCTTGGCTACAACGCAAACAAGGATGCCGACTACACCAGTCAACAGACTTTTGAATTCGCGGGTACTGCCTCGAAAGAAGCCTGCATCGATGGGGTGCGAGAACACTTTGGGCAAACCATATTTCAACTCAACAAACCCACTCGGTTAGCCGATCTATTTCAGAATTGCGTGACCAACTCCACTGCCGCAGAAAATCACCTGATGGAGGCTGCTCGCCAGTTGCATGCCAGCAAAAATATCATCATCGTTTCTAAAGATGGCACTGTCCGGCGAAATAACAAAACTTACAGTCTTAGTGACGTGATCGAGCCATCGAAACAAATTATCTTGATTTAA